The proteins below are encoded in one region of Salmo salar chromosome ssa02, Ssal_v3.1, whole genome shotgun sequence:
- the LOC106582214 gene encoding ADP-ribosylation factor-like protein 4A, with protein MGNRLSEPQTFLSRIPFFQSFHIAILGLDSAGKTTILYRLQFNEFVNTVPTKGFNAEKVNVSLGGHRAVTFHFWDVGGQEKLRPLWKSYTRCTDGIVFVVDSVDAERMEEAKTELHKIAKTGDNQGVPLLVVANKQDLRHSLSLAEIEKALALKELGPGTPWHLQPTCAIIGDGLKDGMERLHGMILKRRKMLRQQTKKR; from the coding sequence ATGGGGAATAGATTATCTGAACCACAGACCTTCCTCTCGAGAATCCCCTTCTTTCAGTCGTTCCATATCGCCATTTTGGGACTGGACTCTGCAGGTAAAACGACTATCCTGTACAGGTTGCAGTTCAATGAGTTTGTCAACACAGTGCCTACCAAAGGCTTCAACGCAGAAAAGGTCAATGTGTCTTTGGGCGGCCACAGGGCGGTGACCTTCCATTTCTGGGACGTGGGTGGTCAAGAGAAGTTGCGTCCATTGTGGAAGTCATACACACGCTGTACCGACGGAATTGTATTCGTGGTGGACTCTGTAGATGCCGAACGCATGGAGGAGGCTAAAACAGAGCTCCATAAGATCGCCAAGACCGGAGACAACCAGGGAGTGCCACTGCTGGTGGTGGCTAACAAGCAAGACCTGAGGCACTCTCTGAGCCTGGCGGAGATTGAAAAGGCGCTAGCGTTGAAGGAACTGGGCCCTGGCACGCCTTGGCACCTGCAGCCCACCTGTGCCATCATAGGAGACGGACTGAAAGATGGCATGGAGAGACTCCATGGCATGATCCTTAAACGGAGAAAGATGCTCCGCCAACAGACGAAAAAGAGATGA